A DNA window from Rhinolophus sinicus isolate RSC01 linkage group LG10, ASM3656204v1, whole genome shotgun sequence contains the following coding sequences:
- the CYB561D2 gene encoding transmembrane reductase CYB561D2 isoform X2, whose amino-acid sequence MLQPPAWLTMALSVETESHIYRALRTASGAAAHLVALGFTIFVAVLARPGSSLFSWHPLLMSLAFSFLMTEALLVFSPESSLLRSLSRKGRARCHWVLQLLALLCALLGLGLVVLHKEQLGKAHLATWHGRAGLLAVLWAGLQCSGGVGLLYPKLLPRWPLAKLKLYHATSGLVGYLLGSASLLLGMCSLWFTATVTGGVWYLAVLCPVITSLVIMNQVSNAYLYRKRIQP is encoded by the exons AT GCTGCAGCCACCGGCCTGGTTGACCATGGCCCTTTCTGTGGAGACCGAGTCGCATATCTACCGAGCTCTGCGCACTGCTTCTGGGGCTGCCGCCCACCTTGTGGCCCTGGGTTTCACCATCTTTGTGGCTGTGCTTGCCAGGCCTGGCTCCA GTCTGTTCTCCTGGCACCCCCTGCTTATGTCTCTGGCT TTCTCTTTCCTGATGACTGAAGCACTGCTGGTGTTCTCTCCTGAGAGTTCGCTGCTGCGCTCCCTCTCGCGGAAAGGCCGAGCACGCTGCCACTGGGTACTGCAGCTGCTGGCTCTGCTGTGCGCGCTGCTGGGCCTGGGCCTTGTCGTCCTCCACAAGGAACAGCTTGGCAAAGCCCACCTGGCCACGTGGCATGGACGCGCAGGGCTGCTAGCTGTGTTGTGGGCGGGGCTGCAGTGCTCAGGTGGGGTTGGGCTGCTCTACCCCAAACTGCTGCCCCGATGGCCCCTGGCTAAGCTCAAGCTGTACCATGCCACTTCAGGGCTAGTGGGCTACCTTCTGGGTAGTGCCAGCCTCTTGTTGGGCATGTGCTCACTCTGGTTCACTGCCACAGTCACTGGTGGGGTCTGGTACCTGGCTGTGCTATGCCCTGTCATTACCAGCTTGGTCATCATGAACCAGGTGAGCAACGCCTACCTTTACCGCAAAAGGATTCAGCCGTGA
- the CYB561D2 gene encoding transmembrane reductase CYB561D2 isoform X1: MALSVETESHIYRALRTASGAAAHLVALGFTIFVAVLARPGSSLFSWHPLLMSLAFSFLMTEALLVFSPESSLLRSLSRKGRARCHWVLQLLALLCALLGLGLVVLHKEQLGKAHLATWHGRAGLLAVLWAGLQCSGGVGLLYPKLLPRWPLAKLKLYHATSGLVGYLLGSASLLLGMCSLWFTATVTGGVWYLAVLCPVITSLVIMNQVSNAYLYRKRIQP; encoded by the exons ATGGCCCTTTCTGTGGAGACCGAGTCGCATATCTACCGAGCTCTGCGCACTGCTTCTGGGGCTGCCGCCCACCTTGTGGCCCTGGGTTTCACCATCTTTGTGGCTGTGCTTGCCAGGCCTGGCTCCA GTCTGTTCTCCTGGCACCCCCTGCTTATGTCTCTGGCT TTCTCTTTCCTGATGACTGAAGCACTGCTGGTGTTCTCTCCTGAGAGTTCGCTGCTGCGCTCCCTCTCGCGGAAAGGCCGAGCACGCTGCCACTGGGTACTGCAGCTGCTGGCTCTGCTGTGCGCGCTGCTGGGCCTGGGCCTTGTCGTCCTCCACAAGGAACAGCTTGGCAAAGCCCACCTGGCCACGTGGCATGGACGCGCAGGGCTGCTAGCTGTGTTGTGGGCGGGGCTGCAGTGCTCAGGTGGGGTTGGGCTGCTCTACCCCAAACTGCTGCCCCGATGGCCCCTGGCTAAGCTCAAGCTGTACCATGCCACTTCAGGGCTAGTGGGCTACCTTCTGGGTAGTGCCAGCCTCTTGTTGGGCATGTGCTCACTCTGGTTCACTGCCACAGTCACTGGTGGGGTCTGGTACCTGGCTGTGCTATGCCCTGTCATTACCAGCTTGGTCATCATGAACCAGGTGAGCAACGCCTACCTTTACCGCAAAAGGATTCAGCCGTGA
- the NPRL2 gene encoding GATOR1 complex protein NPRL2 isoform X2: MAPGPASAMGSGCRIECIFFSEFHPTLGPKITYQVPEDFISRELFDTVQVYIITKPELQNKLITVTAMEKKLIGCPVCIEHKKYSRNALLFNLGFVCDAQAKTCALEPIVKKLAGYLTTLELESSFVSTEESKQKLVPIMTILLEELNASGRCTLPIDESNTIHLKVIEQRPDPPVAQEYDVPVFTKDKEDFFNAQWDLTTQQILPYIDGFRHVQKISAEADVELNLVRIAIQNLLYYGVVTLVSILQYSNVYCPTPKVQDLVDDKSLQEACLSYVTKQGHKRASLRDVFQLYCSLSPGTTVRDLIGRHPQQLQRVDERKLIQFGLMKNLIRRLQKYPVRVSREERSHPARLYTGCHSYDEICCKTGMSYRELDERLENDPNIIICWK, from the exons ATGGCCCCGGGTCCCGCTAGCGCCATGGGCAGCGGCTGCCGCATCGAATGCATATTCTTCAGCGAGTTCCATCCCACGCTGGGACCCAAGATCACATATCAG GTTCCTGAGGACTTCATCTCTCGGGAGCTCTTTGACACGGTCCAGGTGTACATCATCACCAAGCCAGAGCTGCAGAACAAGCTCATCACCGT CACAGCCATGGAGAAGAAACTGATCGGCTGCCCTGTGTGCATTGAGCACAAGAAATACAGCCGCAATGCCCTGCTCTTCAACCTGGGCTTCGTGTGTGACGCCCAGGCCAAAACCTGTGCCCTCGAGCCCATCGTCAAAAAGCTGGCTGGCTATCTGACCACACTGGAG CTAGAGAGCAGCTTCGTGTCCACGGAGGAGAGCAAGCAGAAGTTGGTACCCATCATGACCATCTTGCTGGAGGAGCTAAATGCGTCAGGCCGGTGCACTCTGCCCATTG ATGAGTCCAACACCATCCACTTGAAGGTCATTGAGCAGCGGCCTGACCCTCCTGTGGCCCAGGAGTATGATGTGCCTGTCTTTACCAAGGACAAGGAGGATTTCTTCAACGCACAGTGGGACCTCACCACACAACAG ATCTTGCCCTACATTGATGGTTTCCGCCACGTCCAGAAGATCTCAGCTGAGGCAGACGTGGAGCTCAACCTGGTGCGCATTGCCATCCAGAACCTGCT GTACTACGGTGTTGTGACACTCGTGTCCATCCTCCAG TACTCCAATGTGTACTGCCCGACACCCAAAGTCCAGGACCTGGTAGATGACAAGTCCCTGCAGGAAGCATGTCTATCCTACGTGACCAAACAAG GGCACAAGAGGGCCAGTCTCCGGGATGTGTTCCAGCTGTACTGCAGCCTGAGTCCTGGCACTACTGTGAGAGACCTCATTGGCCGCCACCCCCAGCAGCTGCAGCGTGTTGATGAACG GAAGCTGATCCAGTTTGGGCTCATGAAGAACCTCATCCGGAGACTACAGAAGTACCCTGTGCGGGTATCTCGGGAGGAGCGGAGCCACCCTGCCCGCCTTTACACAGGCTGCCATAGCTATGATGAGATCTGCTGCAAGACAG GCATGAGCTACCGTGAGCTGGATGAACGGCTGGAAAATGACCCCAACATCATCATCTGCTGGAAGTGA
- the NPRL2 gene encoding GATOR1 complex protein NPRL2 isoform X1: protein MAPGPASAMGSGCRIECIFFSEFHPTLGPKITYQVPEDFISRELFDTVQVYIITKPELQNKLITVTAMEKKLIGCPVCIEHKKYSRNALLFNLGFVCDAQAKTCALEPIVKKLAGYLTTLELESSFVSTEESKQKLVPIMTILLEELNASGRCTLPIDESNTIHLKVIEQRPDPPVAQEYDVPVFTKDKEDFFNAQWDLTTQQILPYIDGFRHVQKISAEADVELNLVRIAIQNLLYYGVVTLVSILQVGPCASPAALQYSNVYCPTPKVQDLVDDKSLQEACLSYVTKQGHKRASLRDVFQLYCSLSPGTTVRDLIGRHPQQLQRVDERKLIQFGLMKNLIRRLQKYPVRVSREERSHPARLYTGCHSYDEICCKTGMSYRELDERLENDPNIIICWK, encoded by the exons ATGGCCCCGGGTCCCGCTAGCGCCATGGGCAGCGGCTGCCGCATCGAATGCATATTCTTCAGCGAGTTCCATCCCACGCTGGGACCCAAGATCACATATCAG GTTCCTGAGGACTTCATCTCTCGGGAGCTCTTTGACACGGTCCAGGTGTACATCATCACCAAGCCAGAGCTGCAGAACAAGCTCATCACCGT CACAGCCATGGAGAAGAAACTGATCGGCTGCCCTGTGTGCATTGAGCACAAGAAATACAGCCGCAATGCCCTGCTCTTCAACCTGGGCTTCGTGTGTGACGCCCAGGCCAAAACCTGTGCCCTCGAGCCCATCGTCAAAAAGCTGGCTGGCTATCTGACCACACTGGAG CTAGAGAGCAGCTTCGTGTCCACGGAGGAGAGCAAGCAGAAGTTGGTACCCATCATGACCATCTTGCTGGAGGAGCTAAATGCGTCAGGCCGGTGCACTCTGCCCATTG ATGAGTCCAACACCATCCACTTGAAGGTCATTGAGCAGCGGCCTGACCCTCCTGTGGCCCAGGAGTATGATGTGCCTGTCTTTACCAAGGACAAGGAGGATTTCTTCAACGCACAGTGGGACCTCACCACACAACAG ATCTTGCCCTACATTGATGGTTTCCGCCACGTCCAGAAGATCTCAGCTGAGGCAGACGTGGAGCTCAACCTGGTGCGCATTGCCATCCAGAACCTGCT GTACTACGGTGTTGTGACACTCGTGTCCATCCTCCAGGTAG GCCCCTGTGCCTCTCCTGCTGCCCTCCAGTACTCCAATGTGTACTGCCCGACACCCAAAGTCCAGGACCTGGTAGATGACAAGTCCCTGCAGGAAGCATGTCTATCCTACGTGACCAAACAAG GGCACAAGAGGGCCAGTCTCCGGGATGTGTTCCAGCTGTACTGCAGCCTGAGTCCTGGCACTACTGTGAGAGACCTCATTGGCCGCCACCCCCAGCAGCTGCAGCGTGTTGATGAACG GAAGCTGATCCAGTTTGGGCTCATGAAGAACCTCATCCGGAGACTACAGAAGTACCCTGTGCGGGTATCTCGGGAGGAGCGGAGCCACCCTGCCCGCCTTTACACAGGCTGCCATAGCTATGATGAGATCTGCTGCAAGACAG GCATGAGCTACCGTGAGCTGGATGAACGGCTGGAAAATGACCCCAACATCATCATCTGCTGGAAGTGA
- the ZMYND10 gene encoding zinc finger MYND domain-containing protein 10: MGDVELLLPGEADVVVRGLRSFPLRDIGSGGWNQQHENLEKLNMQAILDATASQGEPIQELLVTHRKIPTLVEELIAVEMWKQKVFPVLCRLEDFEPQNTFPIYMVVHHEASIINLLETVFFHKEVCESAEDTVLDLVDYCHRKLTLLVARSGRGGPPEKEESQYSTPMQELQKQAELMEFEITLKALSVLRYITDCVDSLSLSTLSHMLSTHNLPCLLVELLEHSPWSRREGGKLQQFEGGRWQTVAPSEQQKLSKLDGQVWIALYNLLLSPEARARYCLTSFVKGQLLKLRAFLTDTLLDQLPNLADLQGFLAQLALAEPQPPKKDLVLEQIPEIWERLQQENRGKWQAIAKHQLQHVFSPSEQDLRLQARRWAETYRLDVLEAVAPERPRCAYCSAEASKRCSRCQNEWYCCRECQVKHWAKHGKACVLAAQGDRAK; the protein is encoded by the exons ATGGGTGACGTGGAGCTGCTGCTGCCGGGAGAGGCTGATGTGGTGGTGCGGGGACTGCGCAGCTTCCCGCTGCGCGACATAGGCTCCGGAGG GTGGAACCAGCAGCATGAGAACCTGGAGAAGCTGAACATGCAGGCCATCCTGGATGCCACCGCCAGCCAGGGCGAGCCCATCCAGGAGCTGCTGGTCACACACAGGAAG ATCCCAACGCTGGTGGAGGAGCTCATTGCGGTGGAGATGTGGAAGCAGAAGGTGTTCCCTGTGCTGTGCAGGCTGGAGGACTTCGAGCCCCAGAACACTTTCCCCATATACATGGTG GTACACCATGAGGCCTCCATCATCAACCTCCTGGAGACAGTGTTCTTCCACAAG GAGGTGTGTGAGTCGGCAGAGGACACGGTCTTGGACCTGGTGGACTACTGCCACCGCAAACTGACTCTGTTGGTGGCCCGGAGTGGCCGTGGAGGCCCCCCTGAGAAGGAGGAGTCCCAGTACAGCACCCCCATGCAG GAGCTGCAGAAGCAGGCAGAGCTGATGGAATTTGAGATCACACTGAAGGCGCTCTCCGTGCTGCGCTACATCACAGATTGCGTGGACAG CCTTTCTCTGAGCACCCTGAGCCACATGCTCAGCACCCACAACCTGCCCTGCCTCCTGGTGGAACTGCTGGAGCACAGTCCCTGGAGCCGGCGGGAAGGAG GCAAGCTGCAGCAATTTGAGGGTGGCCGTTGGCAGACAGTGGCCCCCTCAGAACAGCAAAAGCTGAGCAAATTGGATGGGCAGGTGTGGATTGCCCTGTACAACCTGCTGCTGAGCCCGGAGGCCCGAGCCCGCTACTGCCTCACAAGCTTCGTCAAGGGACAGCTACTCAAG CTTCGGGCCTTCCTCACAGACACACTGCTGGACCAGCTGCCCAACCTGGCAGACCTACAGGGATTCCTGGCCCAGCTGGCCCTGGCTGAACCCCAGCCCCCTAAGAAGGATCTGGTGTTAGAGCAG ATCCCAGAAATTTGGGAGCGCCTACAGCAAGAGAACAGAGGTAAGTGGCAGGCTATTGCCAAGCATCAGCTGCAGCATGTATTCAGCCCCTCAGAGCAGGACCTGCGGCTGCAAGCACGAAG GTGGGCTGAGACCTACAGGCTGGATGTGCTAGAGGCAGTGGCTCCAGAGCGGCCCCGCTGTGCCTACTGCAGTGCGGAGGCCTCAAAGCGCTGTTCACGGTGCCAGAATGAGTGGTATTGCTGCAG GGAGTGCCAAGTCAAGCACTGGGCGAAGCATGGAAAGGCTTGTGTCCTGGCAGCCCAAGGTGACAGAGCAAAGTGA
- the RASSF1 gene encoding ras association domain-containing protein 1 isoform X2 produces the protein MSADPELIELRELALVRRARPGRTRLERANALRIAPGTARNPARQPVPGRGHRFQPAGPTTHTWCDLCGDFIWGVVRKGLQCAHCKFTCHYRCRALVCLDCCGPRDLGWEPALERDTNVDEAVEWETPDLSQAETEQKIKEYNGQVNSNLFMSLNKDGSYTGFIKVQLKLVRPVSVPSSKKPPSLQDARRGPGRGTAVRRRTSFYLPKDAVKHLHVLSRTRAREVIEALLRKFLVVDDPRKFALFERAERHGQVYLRKLSDDEQPLRLRLLAGPSEKALSFVLKENDSGEVNWDAFSMPELHNFLRILQREEEEHLRQILKKYSYCRQKIQEALHACPLG, from the exons ATGTCCGCTGATCCTGAGCTCATTGAACTGCGGGAACTGGCACTGGTGCGGCGCGCCCGACCGGGTCGCACCCGGCTGGAGCGTGCCAACGCGCTGCGCATCGCGCCTGGCACAGCGCGCAACCCGGCAAGGCAGCCGGTCCCGGGCCGAGGTCACCGCTTCCAGCCTGCGGGGCCCACCACGCACACGTGGTGCGACCTCTGCGGCGACTTCATCTGGGGCGTCGTGCGCAAGGGCCTGCAGTGCGCGC ATTGCAAGTTCACCTGCCACTACCGTTGCCGCGCGCTCGTCTGCCTCGACTGCTGCGGGCCCCGGGACCTGGGCTGGGAACCGGCGCTGGAGCGGGACACCAACGTG GACGAGGCTGTGGAGTGGGAGACCCCTGACCTTTCTCAGGCTGAGACTGAGCAGAAGATCAAGGAGTACAATGGCCAGGTCAACAGCAACCTCTTCATGAGCTTG AACAAGGACGGCTCCTACACAGGCTTCATTAAGGTTCAGCTGAAGTTGGTGCGCCCTGTCTCAGTGCCCTCCAGCAAGAAGCCACCCAGCCTGCAGGACGCCCGGCGGGGCCCAGGGCGGGGCACAGCTGTGCGGCGCCGCACCTCCTTCTACCTGCCCAAGGACGCAGTCAAGCACCTCCACGTGTTGTCACGCACGCGGGCACGAGAGGTCATCGAGGCTTTGCTGCGCAAGTTCTTGGTGGTGGATGACCCGCGCAAGTTTGCGCTCTTTGAGCGAGCTGAGCGTCATGGCCAAG TGTACCTCCGGAAGCTGTCAGATGATGAGCAACCCCTGCGGCTGCGGCTCCTTGCAGGGCCCAGTGAGAAGGCCCTAAGCTTTGTCCTGAAGGAGAATGACTCTGGGGAAGTGAAT TGGGATGCCTTCAGCATGCCTGAGCTACACAACTTCCTGCGCATCCTGCAGCGGGAGGAAGAGGAACACCTCCGCCAGATCCTGAAGAAGTACTCTTACTGCCGCCAGAAGATCCAGGAGGCGCTGCACGCCTGCCCCTTAGGATGA
- the RASSF1 gene encoding ras association domain-containing protein 1 isoform X1 encodes MLWSSGVTRNERSNSRFSRGGEWLTLRARARRGAGGAAFVRTATIAQSLRPRNFRTFPHPVLQPRWCTCAHAPTWSPGEVGPAGGAELSCLGAEIIPGGDARVAPPLEVPPPMRPELDSAGCFSVNGRGVDTGPSARAHGEPRPRTRAWGGGCRLPAHRDLEVGGRAGAAMGEADAGTPSFEMTWSSTTSSGYCSQEDSDSELEQYFTARTSLVRRPRRDQDEAVEWETPDLSQAETEQKIKEYNGQVNSNLFMSLNKDGSYTGFIKVQLKLVRPVSVPSSKKPPSLQDARRGPGRGTAVRRRTSFYLPKDAVKHLHVLSRTRAREVIEALLRKFLVVDDPRKFALFERAERHGQVYLRKLSDDEQPLRLRLLAGPSEKALSFVLKENDSGEVNWDAFSMPELHNFLRILQREEEEHLRQILKKYSYCRQKIQEALHACPLG; translated from the exons ATGCTTTGGTCCTCCGGCGTTACGCGCAATGAGCGTTCTAACAGCAGATTTTCCCGCGGCGGAGAGTGGCTAACTCTGCGCGCGCGGGCTCGAAGGGGTGCCGGGGGTGCCGCCTTCGTGCGGACTGCCACAATCGCCCAGTCTCTGCGCCCGCGCAACTTCCGCACCTTTCCGCATCCGGTCCTGCAGCCACGCTGGTGCACATGCGCACACGCTCCGACGTGGTCCCCAGGGGAGGTGGGGCCTGCGGGTGGAGCTGAGTTGAGCTGCCTGGGCGCTGAGATCATTCCCGGAGGCGATGCGCGTGTGGCCCCGCCCCTCGAAGTTCCTCCTCCAATGAGACCAGAGCTGGACTCTGCGGGCTGTTTCAGTGTTAACGGTCGTGGTGTGGACACTGGCCCCAGCGCACGCGCACACGGAGAACCGCGCCCGCGCACGCGCGCCTGGGGCGGTGGTTGTAGGCTACCGGCGCACCGGGATCTGGAAGTTGGAGGGCGGGCGGGCGCGGCGATGGGCGAGGCGGACGCGGGGACGCCGTCTTTCGAGATGACCTGGAGCAGCACAACAAGCAGTGGCTACTGCAGCCAAGAAGACTCGGACTCGGAGCTCGAGCAGTACTTTACGGCGCGTACCTCGTTGGTACGCCGGCCGCGCCGCGACCAG GACGAGGCTGTGGAGTGGGAGACCCCTGACCTTTCTCAGGCTGAGACTGAGCAGAAGATCAAGGAGTACAATGGCCAGGTCAACAGCAACCTCTTCATGAGCTTG AACAAGGACGGCTCCTACACAGGCTTCATTAAGGTTCAGCTGAAGTTGGTGCGCCCTGTCTCAGTGCCCTCCAGCAAGAAGCCACCCAGCCTGCAGGACGCCCGGCGGGGCCCAGGGCGGGGCACAGCTGTGCGGCGCCGCACCTCCTTCTACCTGCCCAAGGACGCAGTCAAGCACCTCCACGTGTTGTCACGCACGCGGGCACGAGAGGTCATCGAGGCTTTGCTGCGCAAGTTCTTGGTGGTGGATGACCCGCGCAAGTTTGCGCTCTTTGAGCGAGCTGAGCGTCATGGCCAAG TGTACCTCCGGAAGCTGTCAGATGATGAGCAACCCCTGCGGCTGCGGCTCCTTGCAGGGCCCAGTGAGAAGGCCCTAAGCTTTGTCCTGAAGGAGAATGACTCTGGGGAAGTGAAT TGGGATGCCTTCAGCATGCCTGAGCTACACAACTTCCTGCGCATCCTGCAGCGGGAGGAAGAGGAACACCTCCGCCAGATCCTGAAGAAGTACTCTTACTGCCGCCAGAAGATCCAGGAGGCGCTGCACGCCTGCCCCTTAGGATGA
- the RASSF1 gene encoding ras association domain-containing protein 1 isoform X3 yields MSLNKDGSYTGFIKVQLKLVRPVSVPSSKKPPSLQDARRGPGRGTAVRRRTSFYLPKDAVKHLHVLSRTRAREVIEALLRKFLVVDDPRKFALFERAERHGQVYLRKLSDDEQPLRLRLLAGPSEKALSFVLKENDSGEVNWDAFSMPELHNFLRILQREEEEHLRQILKKYSYCRQKIQEALHACPLG; encoded by the exons ATGAGCTTG AACAAGGACGGCTCCTACACAGGCTTCATTAAGGTTCAGCTGAAGTTGGTGCGCCCTGTCTCAGTGCCCTCCAGCAAGAAGCCACCCAGCCTGCAGGACGCCCGGCGGGGCCCAGGGCGGGGCACAGCTGTGCGGCGCCGCACCTCCTTCTACCTGCCCAAGGACGCAGTCAAGCACCTCCACGTGTTGTCACGCACGCGGGCACGAGAGGTCATCGAGGCTTTGCTGCGCAAGTTCTTGGTGGTGGATGACCCGCGCAAGTTTGCGCTCTTTGAGCGAGCTGAGCGTCATGGCCAAG TGTACCTCCGGAAGCTGTCAGATGATGAGCAACCCCTGCGGCTGCGGCTCCTTGCAGGGCCCAGTGAGAAGGCCCTAAGCTTTGTCCTGAAGGAGAATGACTCTGGGGAAGTGAAT TGGGATGCCTTCAGCATGCCTGAGCTACACAACTTCCTGCGCATCCTGCAGCGGGAGGAAGAGGAACACCTCCGCCAGATCCTGAAGAAGTACTCTTACTGCCGCCAGAAGATCCAGGAGGCGCTGCACGCCTGCCCCTTAGGATGA
- the TUSC2 gene encoding tumor suppressor candidate 2 isoform X1 — MGASGSKARGLWPFASAAGGGGPEAAVSEQALVRPRGRVVPPFVFTRRGSMFYDEDGDLAHEFYEETIITKNGQKRAKLRRVHKNLIPQGIVKLDPPRIHVDFPVILYEPLGCGSCIQEVGTSFP, encoded by the exons ATGGGCGCCAGCGGCTCCAAAGCTCGGGGCCTGTGGCCCTTCGCCTCGGCGGCGGGGGGTGGCGGCCCGGAGGCGGCGGTCTCTGAGCAAGCTTTGGTGCGTCCGCGAGGCCGAGTCGTGCCCCCCTTCGTATTCACGCGCCGCGG CTCCATGTTCTATGACGAGGATGGGGATCTGGCTCACGAATTCTATGAGGAGACAATCATCACCAAGAACGGGCAGAAGCGGGCCAAACTGAGGCGGGTGCATAAGAACCTGATTCCCCAG GGCATCGTGAAGCTGGATCCCCCCCGCATCCACGTGGATTTCCCTGTGATCCTCTATGAG CCCCTGGGCTGTGGGAGCTGTATACAAGAAGTGGGAACTTCCTTTCCCTGA
- the TUSC2 gene encoding tumor suppressor candidate 2 isoform X2, with product MGASGSKARGLWPFASAAGGGGPEAAVSEQALVRPRGRVVPPFVFTRRGSMFYDEDGDLAHEFYEETIITKNGQKRAKLRRVHKNLIPQGIVKLDPPRIHVDFPVILYEV from the exons ATGGGCGCCAGCGGCTCCAAAGCTCGGGGCCTGTGGCCCTTCGCCTCGGCGGCGGGGGGTGGCGGCCCGGAGGCGGCGGTCTCTGAGCAAGCTTTGGTGCGTCCGCGAGGCCGAGTCGTGCCCCCCTTCGTATTCACGCGCCGCGG CTCCATGTTCTATGACGAGGATGGGGATCTGGCTCACGAATTCTATGAGGAGACAATCATCACCAAGAACGGGCAGAAGCGGGCCAAACTGAGGCGGGTGCATAAGAACCTGATTCCCCAG GGCATCGTGAAGCTGGATCCCCCCCGCATCCACGTGGATTTCCCTGTGATCCTCTATGAGGTGTGA
- the HYAL2 gene encoding hyaluronidase-2, with product MWAGLSPATRLALVLAVAWATELKPTAPPIFTGRPFVVAWDVPTQDCGPRLKVPLDPEEKAFDVQASPNEGFVNQNITIFYRNRLGLYPHFDSAGRSVHGGVPQNGSLWAHLKMLQEHVEHYIRRQEPAGLAVIDWEDWRPVWVRNWQDKDVYRQSSRQLVASRHPDWPSDRVGKQAQYEFEFAARQFMLETLRFVKAVRPRHLWGFYLFPDCYNHDYVQNWETYTGRCPDVEVSRNDQLAWLWAESTALFPSVYLDETLASTVHGRNFVSFRVQEALRVARTHHANHALPVYVFTRPTYSRRLTGLSEMDLISTIGESAALGAAGVILWGDAGFTTSTETCQYLKDYLMQLLIPYVVNVSWAAHYCSWAQCHGHGRCVRRDPSASTFLHLSASSFRLVPSHVPGEPQLRPEGELSWADHDHMQKHFRCQCYLGWGGEQCQWDRRRSAGGASGACAGSQLTSLLAMAALALTWTL from the exons ATGTGGGCAGGCCTGAGCCCTGCCACCAGACTGGCCCTGGTGTTGGCGGTGGCATGGGCCACGGAGCTCAAGCCCACAGCTCCACCCATCTTCACAGGCCGGCCCTTCGTGGTAGCATGGGACGTGCCCACACAAGACTGCGGCCCACGCCTCAAGGTGCCACTGGACCCAGAGGAGAAAGCCTTCGACGTGCAGGCCTCACCTAATGAGGGTTTTGTGAACCAGAACATCACCATCTTCTACCGCAACCGGCTAGGCCTGTACCCACACTTTGATTCCGCGGGGAGGTCTGTCCATGGTGGCGTGCCGCAGAATGGCAGCCTCTGGGCACACCTGAAGATGCTGCAGGAACACGTGGAGCACTACATTCGCAGACAGGAGCCTGCAGGGCTGGCAGTGATCGACTGGGAGGACTGGCGGCCTGTGTGGGTGCGCAACTGGCAGGATAAAGATGTGTACCGCCAGTCGTCACGCCAGCTGGTGGCCAGCCGCCACCCTGACTGGCCGTCAGACCGGGTAGGCAAGCAGGCACAGTACGAGTTTGAATTCGCTGCTCGGCAGTTTATGCTGGAGACGCTGCGCTTTGTCAAGGCGGTTCGGCCTCGGCACCTCTGGGGCTTCTACCTCTTCCCTGACTGTTATAACCACGACTACGTGCAGAACTGGGAGACCTATACAGGCCGCTGCCCTGACGTGGAGGTCTCCCGAAACGACCAGCTGGCCTGGCTGTGGGCCGAGAGCACGGCCCTCTTCCCGTCTGTCTACCTGGACGAGACACTGGCTTCTACTGTCCATGGCCGCAACTTTGTCAGCTTCCGTGTTCAGGAGGCCCTGCGCGTGGCTCGCACCCACCACGCTAACCATGCACTCCCAGTCTACGTCTTCACACGGCCTACCTATAGTCGCAGGCTCACGGGCCTTAGTGAG ATGGATCTCATCTCCACCATTGGTGAAAGTGCCGCCCTGGGTGCCGCAGGTGTCATCCTCTGGGGTGATGCAGGGTTCACCACCAGTACG GAAACCTGCCAGTACCTCAAGGATTACCTGATGCAGCTGCTCATCCCCTACGTAGTCAACGTGTCCTGGGCTGCCCACTACTGCAGCTGGGCCCAGTGCCATGGCCATGGGCGCTGTGTGCGCCGCGACCCCAGCGCCAGTACCTTCCTGCACCTCAGTGCCAGCAGCTTCCGCCTAGTGCCTAGCCACGTACCTGGTGAGCCCCAGCTGCGACCAGAGGGGGAGCTCAGCTGGGCGGACCATGACCACATGCAGAAGCACTTTCGCTGCCAGTGCTACTTAGGCTGGGGTGGCGAGCAATGCCAGTGGGACCGTAGGCGGTCAGCTGGGGGTGCCAGTGGGGCCTGTGCTGGGTCCCAGCTCACCAGCCTGCTggctatggcagccctagcccTCACCTGGACTTTGTAG